A section of the Acomys russatus chromosome 10, mAcoRus1.1, whole genome shotgun sequence genome encodes:
- the Pmpcb gene encoding mitochondrial-processing peptidase subunit beta: MDTSLDVCDPPKLKMERTKQFRQIHNEQRGPSSNSPLAEKSHHDTDLLLTSTNLLKERYERSKQQEVKFKAYCLHKDDNHYHFCYVGQDGVVVRGALPFRFHAETQNDIVVVTTQERHFYRPPDSSKAVIPLPPQGGAASYSGAWSHDPEVLLPPHPTPPATAKMAAAALSRRLWGFTRRLPLRGAAAQCLLSSSSSAHQPLYFRGHRLRSTQAAAQVVLNVPETRVTRLENGLRVASENSGLSTCTVGLWIDAGSRYENEKNNGTAHFLEHMAFKGTKKRSQLDLELEIENMGAHLNAYTSREQTVYYAKAFSKDLPRAVEILADIIQNSTLGEAEIERERGVILREMQEVETNLQEVVFDYLHATAYQDTALGRTILGPTENIKSINRKDLVDYITTHYKGPRIVLAAAGGVCHDELLELAKFHFGDSLCAHKGEIPALPPCKFTGSEIRVRDDKMPLAHLAIAIEAVGWAHPDTICLMVANTLIGNWDRSFGGGMNLSSKLAQLTCHGSLCHSFQSFNTSYTDTGLWGLYMVCDQATVADMLHAVQREWMRLCTDVTESEVARAKNLLKTNMLLQLDGSTPICEDIGRQMLCYNRRIPIPELEARIDAVNAEMVREVCTKYIYDKSPAIAALGPIERLPDFSQICNNMRWTRN; this comes from the exons ATGGACACATCCCTTGATGTGTGTGACCCgccaaaattaaaaatggaaaggacTAAACAGTTTAGGCAGATCCACAATGAACAACGAGGTCCGAGCAGTAATAGTCCTTTAGCAGAGAAAAGCCATCACGACACAGATTTGCTGCTGACTTCCACCAACCTCTTAAAGGAGAG ATATGAAAGATCCAAGCAGCAGGAAGTCAAATTCAAAGCTTACTGTCTGCACAAGGATGATAACCATTACCACTTCTGCTATGTGGGTCAAGATGGCGTGGTGGTCCGGGGAGCACTCCCTTTCCGGTTCCATGCAGAAACTCAGAACGACATAGTGGTTGTCACCACGCAGGAGAGG CATTTCTACAGACCTCCTGATTCGTCAAAGGCTGTAATCCCGTTGCCGCCACAAGGTGGGGCCGCCTCCTATTCTGGGGCCTGGAGTCACGACCCGGAAGTacttctcccaccccaccccacccccccagccacAGCAAAGATGGCGGCAGCCGCCCTGTCCAGGAGGCTGTGGGGATTTACCCGAAGGCTCCCGCTCCGCGGCGCCGCTGCTCAG tgtttgctttcttcctcctcctccgcccaTCAGCCACTGTACTTCAGAGGGCACAGACTAAGAAGCACACAGGCTGCTGCACAGGTAGTTCTCAATGTTCCTGAGACACGAGTAACACGTCTGGAAAATGGACTCCGAGTGGCCTCTGAAAACTCCGGGCTCTCAACGTGCACA GTTGGGCTGTGGATTGACGCTGGAAGTCGGTATGAGAACGAGAAGAATAATGGCACCGCCCACTTTCTGGAGCACATGGCTTTCAAG GGCACCAAAAAGAGGTCCCAGTtagaccttgaacttgagattgAAAACATGGGTGCTCAtcttaatgcctatacctccagAGAGCAGACTGTGTACTATGCCAAAGCCTTCTCGAAAGATCTGCCAAGAG CTGTGGAAATTCTTGCCGACATAATTCAGAACAGCACCCTGGGAGAAGCAGAGATTGAACGTGAGCGTGGAGTAATCCTTAGAGAGATGCAGGAAGTTGAAACCAACTTGCAGGAAGTTGTTTTTGACTATCTTCATGCCACAGCTTATCAGGACACTGCCCTTGGACGGACAATTCTGGGGCCAACTGAAAATATCAA ATCTATAAATCGCAAGGACCTAGTGGATTACATAACCACACATTATAAGGGACCACGAATCGTGCTGGCTGCTGCTGGAG GTGTTTGCCACGACGAGCTGCTTGAGTTAGCAAAGTTTCATTTTGGTGACTCTTTGTGCGCACACAAAGGAGAAATACCAGCTCTGCCCCCCTGCAAATTCACTGGAAGTGAG ATTCGAGTGAGGGATGACAAGATGCCTCTGGCACACCTGGCAATAGCTATTGAGGCAGTAGGCTGGGCACATCCAGACACAATCTGTCTCATGGTGGCAAACACACTCATAGGCAACTGGGATCGCTCTTTCGGAGGAGGGATG AATTTATCTAGCAAGCTGGCCCAGCTGACTTGCCACGGCAGTCTCTGCCACAGCTTCCAGTCCTTCAACACTTCCTACACAGACACAGGGTTATGGGGACTCTATATGGTTTGTGACCAAGCCACGGTTGCTGACATGCTGCATGCTGTACAAAGAGAATG GATGCGTCTTTGCACAGACGTTACTGAGAGTGAAGTTGCAAGAGCGAAAAATCTTCTGAAAACAAACATGTTGCTGCAGCTTGACG GCTCAACTCCAATTTGTGAAGACATCGGTAGGCAGATGCTGTGCTATAACAGGAGGATTCCCATCCCTGAGCTTGAAGCAAGAATTGAT GCTGTGAATGCAGAGATGGTTCGAGAAGTATGTACCAAGTACATTTACGACAAAAGCCCAGCTATTGCTGCTCTTG GTCCTATCGAGCGGTTACCAGACTTTAGCCAGATTTGTAATAACATGCGTTGGACTCGTAATTAA